AAAGACAAACCCCTAGCCCTTCACATTTAAAGCTGCCCGCACAATCTAGAGGCTGCTCTATCGCTATATAGTGTTTAATTTCTTCTAAAGTTAAGTGTCTAAAATACACATGATATTCGTTCAATGTGTATTGATAGGTTTGACTTTGCTGATTAAAAACGCAAAGTCCTGTTAAAAAACTCACTTTTTTACCACTAAAACCTGAAAGTTGTTTGATGGCATTGTCTTGTGAAAGCGGTTTACCCAATATGTTCTCATTCAATACGGCGACTTGATCAGATGAAATAATGAGACAGTCCGAGGGCATATTATTTTGCTGACGTTCATGATGAACGGCAAACGCTTTCGCAATGGTTAAGCGCTTTACCAAGGAGGCGGCTAGCTCATTATCCAAAGGGCTTTCATCAATGTTCGGGGAGTGGCATTCAAATGGGATATTTAGGCGTTCTAACAGCTCTTTTCGATAAGGTGAAGAGGAACCTAAAATAAGTTTTTTTTGCATTCTATTTTGACCGCTTTGTTGGAATAAGTGCTAATTTTACGTTTTTTTACTTGGAATGGCTTAAAAAATTGAAAAAATGTATTTTAACGGCACTTAGACTTTGACAAAAAGGGTCCTTGGCAATACTATTCCCCGCCATGTTGAATGATACATTACCTAAACATTTTGACCCTCGAAAATACGCTAACTATGAGTTGGCGTTTGAAGGGTACGTGCCCCTTAATGAATTTAAGGAGCTTTGTGCTATCTTAGCTTCTAATGAGGGTAATGCTTTTATTCATCTAGACTTTAGAGTTGATGAGGATAGGCGCTACATTGCTACCGGATCATTAACCGCTCAAGTACAAGTTGTTTGTCAACGCTGTATGGAAGCAGTAACTCATGATCTGGCGTTAGATTTATCTTTGGGCTTTGTTTATGACGAAGATCATGCGAAAAACCTACCGAAGGATTACGATCCTGTTGTCATGACCGACGGTGACGTAATTTTGGCCGATATGGTAGAGCAAGAAATTATACTTGCCTTACCAATTGTCGCCTATCACGAAGAAAGTGGTTGCAACCCAACAGCTGTAAAGTATGCCTCGTCTACCGATGACGCACCGGATGGCGAAAAACCGAATCCATTTAGTATATTGGCCCAATTAAAGGCCAAGTAAAGTTAGGAGCTCCAAAAAATGGCAGTACAAAAAAGTAAAGTTACTCGTTCACGCCGCGGTCAGCGACGTTCACACGATGCTTTGACAAGCGCAACACTTTCTGTAGAAAAGACTACTGGTGAACTTCACCGTCGTCACCATATTTCTGCAGATGGTTTTTATCGTGGCCGTCAAGTTATCACCCCTAAAGGTGAGTAACTAAGATACCCATGATCAGGGTAGCTTTAGACGCTATGGGCGGGGACTTAGGTCCCCGCATTGCATTTGACGGCGCAGTGAATATTCTCTCTCGCCATCAAGATGTCGCCATCACTATTTATTATTCCCCACACTCCAATTTGGACCTTCCTGCGCCTCATGATCGCTTATCTCTGATTGCTTGCTCTGATGTGATAGATGGAGACGAAGAGATCGTTTTGTCTTTGTTTCGCCGTCGTAATAGTACGCTTTATCAGTCGCTGAATGCATTGGCTCAGAAATCGTCAGATGTTGTTGTGACCTTAGGGAATACAGGTGCTATGGTTGCATTAGCACGACATATATTGGGCGTGCTAAGGCCTAAACTTTACCCGGCATTGATTAGAGAGCTTTACTCTAACCCATTGCGTTGTTTGGTTGATTTAGGTGCAAATGTTCATTGTCCACCTTCTATGTTGGTTGGGTTTGCTGAATTAGGTGCGGCGTATGTTGAAGCGTTGAGTGATGAAGTGCCAAAAGTAGGTTTATTGAACGTAGGTGTTGAAAGCTCCAAGGGCAGTGTGGTTATTCGAGAAACAGATCGCCTTTTATCTGACAGAGCGTGGCCTTCTTATTTTGGCTATGCTGAAGGTACAGAGCTTTTTGAAGGTGAAAAAAACGTCATTGTATGCGACGGCATGGTAGGTAATGCCGTGTTAAAAGCATCAGAAGGACTGCTGTCTTTTTTGATGGGTAAGCTTAAAGGTGTAGATGGGACATCGTCATTATTTGAGACTTTTTACCAAACTGAACGCAGGCATGGTGCTTGTTTAGTCGGTGTGCGTGGCAATTTGGTAAAAGGTCATGGTTGTTCTGATTTAACCGCTATGATCGGTGCGATTGAGTATGGGATTGATATTGCGCGAGCAGATTTGTATTCTGCTATTGAAGCGCGACTTTGTAATGATGCTATATAGTTAGGAGATTAAATGAGCAATACATTAGCTTTTGTTTTTCCCGGTCAGGGCTCTCAGCAATTGGGCATGCTGGCTGATTTAGCAGAAAAGCATGACATCATAGAACGAACTTTTGCGGAAGCGTCGACGATTCTAGGTTATGACTTATGGAATCTAGTACAAAATGACGCGGAGCAGCTTAGCCAGACAGACAAGACTCAACCGGCTCTTTTGACAGCAAGCGTGGCGTTGTGGCGCCTGTGGGAGCAAGAGGGCGGCCTTAAGCCAACTTATGTTGCTGGTCATAGCTTAGGCGAATACTCCGCGCTAGTTTGTGCTGGTGTTGTTGCTTTTACCGATGCTGTAGCGTTGGTTAAGTTGAGAGGTGAATACATGCTTCAAGCCGTGCCCGCTGGCGAAGGCGCAATGGCGGCGATTATAGGTCTTGATGATGATAAAGTCATCGCTGCATGCGATTCTGCTTCTGGTATTGTCAGTGCAGTGAACTTTAATTCTCCGGGGCAGGTTGTTATTGCAGGCCATGTTGCAGCAGTTGAAGAAGCGATGGTAAATGCGAAGGAAGCTGGGGCGAAACGAGCATTGCCCCTGCCTGTTAGTGTGCCCTCTCACTGTGAATTGATGATTCCAGCCGGTAAAAAGCTGGCTGAAAAATTAGAATCTATAACGTTTAGCGTGCCAACTTGTACCTTAATTCAAAATGTGACCGCTCAAGCCGTTTCTGACCCTGCCATCATTAAAGCAAATTTGGTATCTCAGTTAAGTGAGCCTGTGCTGTGGACTCAATCTATTGCATTGCTTTCTGAACTAGGCGTTACTGCAACAGTAGAATGCGGTCCTGGTAAAGTATTGAGTGGTTTAAATAAGCGAATTATTAAAGGGATGAATACATCATCTCTGGGTGATTTGTTAGCATTTGAAGCGGCGCTATCTGCCTAATACTGTTTTATATATTTGTAATAAATCGTTGGAGACAAGTATGAGTCTTGAAGGAAAAATAGCGTTAGTAACTGGCGCTACTCGTGGCATAGGTAAAGCGATTGCGCTTGCGCTTGTTGAGCAAGGTGCAACTGTGATTGGCACGGCGACAAGTGAGTCTGGAGCGCAAAGCATTAGTGATTACTTAGGAGATAATGGTAAAGGCTGGGTTCTGGATGTGTCCTCTAGTGAATCCGTTGATGTAGTAATCAAAGCGATTACCGCAGAGTGTGGTGCACCAACGGTTTTGGTTAACAATGCCGGCATTACCCGCGATAATTTAATGATGCGCATGAAAGAAGATGAGTGGGATCAAGTTATTAATACGAACTTAACTTCTGTTTTTCGTGTGACAAAAGCTTGCTTACGCGGAATGACTAAAGCAAAATTCGGTCGAGTTATTAGCATTAGTTCGGTTGTTGGCTCTATGGGCAACGGCGGACAAACAAATTATTCTGCAGCTAAAGCTGGATTAGAAGGCTTCAGCCGTTCTTTGGCGGCAGAAATTGGATCTCGCGGCATCACAGTAAACTGTGTTGCTCCTGGGTTCATTGAAACAGATATGACGAAGGTGTTACCCGAAGAGCACAAGGCCAAATTGGTCGAAAAAGTGCCAGCGTCTCGCCTTGGTCAACCAGAAGAAATTGCGGCGGCAGTCGCATTTTTGGCGTCGCAAGGCGCTGCTTACATCACCGGTGAAACATTACATGTCAATGGTGGTATGTATATGTCGTAATTTGAGTTGAATTTTATGTTTAATTCAACGAAAATACATTTCCGGTTCATGTCGAGAATCACACCTTTTTTGGTGATCGAATTTTTATAATATGCTCACACTGAGCTGTTAATGAGTAGAGTAGGAACTTCTAATGAGTAGCATTGAAGAACGCGTTAAAAAAATCGTTTGTGAACAACTAGGTGTTAAAGAAGAAGATGTTGTTAATTCAGCCTCTTTCGTTGATGACCTAGGTGCAGATTCCCTAGACACAGTTGAGTTGGTAATGGCTCTTGAAGAGGAATTTGATACTGAAATTCCTGATGAAGAAGCTGAGAAAATCACTACCGTGCAAGCAGCGAACGATTACATAAACGCTAACTTGTAATATATTAGTGAACTGAGTTTCCCGAAAAGCCGCTTGTATTCGTTACAGCGGCTTTTCTTATTAATAGCCCTAGAAGCGTTTTGGGGCGAATTGTTGGAGGAATCTTATGTCTCGTCGTCGGGTTGTAGTCACAGGAATGGGAATGGTGACACCCCTTGGCAATAACGTGAAAGATACGTGGGATAATATATTGGAAGGCAAGAGCGGTGTATCGGAGATCACTTCTTTTGATGCTAGCCAATTTTCCACTCGTTTTGCAGCTCAAGTAAATAACTTTGATGCGACTCAATATATGAGCGTAAAAGAAGCTCGCAAAATGGATCTTTTCATTCAATATGGCATCGCTTCGGCTGTACAAGCATTGGAAGATGCTGATTTAAATGCTGATAGTGCAGATTTAAGTCGTGTTGGCTGTGCAATAGGTTCTGGTATTGGCGGTTTACCGATGATCGAAAAAAACCTAGAGTTATTGAATGAATCTGGTCCAAAACGTATTTCTCCATTTTTTGTTCCAGGCGCGATTATTAATATGATTTCTGGTCATGTTGCTATACGTTTTGGTTTTAAAGGCCCTAACATTTCAATTGTTACTGCTTGTACAACAGGTACTCATAATATTGGCATGGCAGGTCGTATGATTGCTTATGGCGATGCTGATGTGATGATTGCCGGTGGTGCAGAGATGGCGATTACACCGTTAGGCATTGGTGGCTTTGGAGCCGCTAGAGCATTGTCTACCCGTAATGATGATCATAAAACAGCGAGTCGTCCATGGGATAAAGATCGTGATGGCTTTGTTATGGGGGATGGCGCTGGTATTTTGGTTCTAGAAGAGTTTGAGCATGCGGTAGCTCGTGGCGCAAAAATATACGCAGAACTGGTTGGCTTTGGGATGAGCGATGATGCACATCATATTACCGCTCCGCCAGAGAGTGGAGAGGGTGCAGCGTCAGCAATGAGTGCTGCATTAAAAGATGCAAACCTTAATCCCCAAGATGTTGATTATATTAATGCTCATGGTACATCAACACCTGCAGGTGATTTAGCAGAAACTCAAGCGGTGAAAGCCCTCATGGGTGACTTTGCCTCAGATGTTGCCATAAGCTCTACTAAATCTATGATAGGGCATCTATTGGGGGCATCTGGTGCGGTAGAATCTATTTTTTCTATTTTAGCTATTCGAGATCAAGTCGCTCCACCGACGATTAACTTAGCAGAGCCCGGTGACGGTTGTGATTTGAACTATGTCCCAATCACCCCTCAGAAGCGTAAAATAGAGGTTGTTATGAACAACTCATTTGGCTTTGGTGGTACGAATGGAACGTTAGTTTTTAAGAAAATGCCTTAGAGGGTAAATGGGCGAGTGTAATTTCGCCCATTTTTATTTTCCTCAATGCATTTGAGTTGGTGTGTCGCGTAATGCGTTAATTTCTTTGGAAATATCATAACTTTTGTTTTGACTGTCTAGCTCGTACAAATGGTCTTCCAATTGCTGATAAAGAGATATTTCTTCATCGCCTAGAAAGTGTAGACACTCA
This genomic stretch from Marinomonas primoryensis harbors:
- a CDS encoding Maf family protein, whose product is MQKKLILGSSSPYRKELLERLNIPFECHSPNIDESPLDNELAASLVKRLTIAKAFAVHHERQQNNMPSDCLIISSDQVAVLNENILGKPLSQDNAIKQLSGFSGKKVSFLTGLCVFNQQSQTYQYTLNEYHVYFRHLTLEEIKHYIAIEQPLDCAGSFKCEGLGVCLFNKMEGDDPSSLIGLPLISLCHLLKKEGVNPIG
- a CDS encoding YceD family protein; this encodes MAILFPAMLNDTLPKHFDPRKYANYELAFEGYVPLNEFKELCAILASNEGNAFIHLDFRVDEDRRYIATGSLTAQVQVVCQRCMEAVTHDLALDLSLGFVYDEDHAKNLPKDYDPVVMTDGDVILADMVEQEIILALPIVAYHEESGCNPTAVKYASSTDDAPDGEKPNPFSILAQLKAK
- the rpmF gene encoding 50S ribosomal protein L32, translated to MAVQKSKVTRSRRGQRRSHDALTSATLSVEKTTGELHRRHHISADGFYRGRQVITPKGE
- a CDS encoding fatty acid synthesis protein, whose protein sequence is MIRVALDAMGGDLGPRIAFDGAVNILSRHQDVAITIYYSPHSNLDLPAPHDRLSLIACSDVIDGDEEIVLSLFRRRNSTLYQSLNALAQKSSDVVVTLGNTGAMVALARHILGVLRPKLYPALIRELYSNPLRCLVDLGANVHCPPSMLVGFAELGAAYVEALSDEVPKVGLLNVGVESSKGSVVIRETDRLLSDRAWPSYFGYAEGTELFEGEKNVIVCDGMVGNAVLKASEGLLSFLMGKLKGVDGTSSLFETFYQTERRHGACLVGVRGNLVKGHGCSDLTAMIGAIEYGIDIARADLYSAIEARLCNDAI
- the fabD gene encoding ACP S-malonyltransferase, which gives rise to MSNTLAFVFPGQGSQQLGMLADLAEKHDIIERTFAEASTILGYDLWNLVQNDAEQLSQTDKTQPALLTASVALWRLWEQEGGLKPTYVAGHSLGEYSALVCAGVVAFTDAVALVKLRGEYMLQAVPAGEGAMAAIIGLDDDKVIAACDSASGIVSAVNFNSPGQVVIAGHVAAVEEAMVNAKEAGAKRALPLPVSVPSHCELMIPAGKKLAEKLESITFSVPTCTLIQNVTAQAVSDPAIIKANLVSQLSEPVLWTQSIALLSELGVTATVECGPGKVLSGLNKRIIKGMNTSSLGDLLAFEAALSA
- the fabG gene encoding 3-oxoacyl-ACP reductase FabG, coding for MSLEGKIALVTGATRGIGKAIALALVEQGATVIGTATSESGAQSISDYLGDNGKGWVLDVSSSESVDVVIKAITAECGAPTVLVNNAGITRDNLMMRMKEDEWDQVINTNLTSVFRVTKACLRGMTKAKFGRVISISSVVGSMGNGGQTNYSAAKAGLEGFSRSLAAEIGSRGITVNCVAPGFIETDMTKVLPEEHKAKLVEKVPASRLGQPEEIAAAVAFLASQGAAYITGETLHVNGGMYMS
- the acpP gene encoding acyl carrier protein gives rise to the protein MSSIEERVKKIVCEQLGVKEEDVVNSASFVDDLGADSLDTVELVMALEEEFDTEIPDEEAEKITTVQAANDYINANL
- the fabF gene encoding beta-ketoacyl-ACP synthase II, which produces MSRRRVVVTGMGMVTPLGNNVKDTWDNILEGKSGVSEITSFDASQFSTRFAAQVNNFDATQYMSVKEARKMDLFIQYGIASAVQALEDADLNADSADLSRVGCAIGSGIGGLPMIEKNLELLNESGPKRISPFFVPGAIINMISGHVAIRFGFKGPNISIVTACTTGTHNIGMAGRMIAYGDADVMIAGGAEMAITPLGIGGFGAARALSTRNDDHKTASRPWDKDRDGFVMGDGAGILVLEEFEHAVARGAKIYAELVGFGMSDDAHHITAPPESGEGAASAMSAALKDANLNPQDVDYINAHGTSTPAGDLAETQAVKALMGDFASDVAISSTKSMIGHLLGASGAVESIFSILAIRDQVAPPTINLAEPGDGCDLNYVPITPQKRKIEVVMNNSFGFGGTNGTLVFKKMP